A genome region from Labilibaculum antarcticum includes the following:
- a CDS encoding DEAD/DEAH box helicase, whose protein sequence is MTVQDQITSITPGVRITVRGEDFLVTQNKNHIVEVEGITELVNGMKFSFDLKLENFDIITPENTILLGDQSPNYRRTKLFIETTLRNSSHYTESIEIADKAAIKATNYQFEPTIKALGLPKPRILIADAVGLGKTIEVGIFLSELIRRGKGNKILVVTPKSILAQFQQDIWARFAIPLVKLDSTGIARIKNILPTNKNPFDYYDKVIVSIDTLKNNAKFRHNLEKVHWDIIAIDECHTVANSASQRGSLAKFLSTKCDAMVLTSATPHNGKKENFANLIKLLDPTAIPSDGDFIKEDIAPLYVRRFKKDVESEVGDSFRDRVTEKLDCKLFDEEEDVLELINNFKREAFEEADGNMTYGILLFSIGLFKAYMSSPKACLTTISKRLEGGNDEENVSEFLCDLKKRIEHIIANKLDAKYLALKEQLNILNWKGRKKDERIIIFAERYATLNELEEKLKNDFSLSNSAVVQFNGSLLDTKQQDLIEDFSKEDSEIRLFLASDAGSQGVNLHYHCHQMFNYDVPWSIITLDQRNGRIDRFGQTETPFIYYLIANSKNDKVQGDIRILERLKEKEDEVYKNLGDAGNVWKLFDAKEEENLTIKAIASSDLSLVDDSKEEETDWLDIFSVEENNKSNGNQVSFDSGFTSFYPNEFSYYRNLVDEIVNSDEHWKSRFSVDNEDSIIEISQDKELSLDGVLYDLPENAFPTKKDTFKLTTNKEIVERAIESARKKKNVWPKFQLLYDLHPIARWMQHKLLAKVDKGRALVARMRHPLPENSAWFVFQGISSNGKGQAILSKNFVIGRSFIGQSQGNYESFSDFIKEFRLSDTLPTLEVEDNQLKILQDMLPGAVEIAKSLYTSQLQGSLEDDLEDKLKVYKTRIDNWLDDSENQLELKFGKVESVKSSKRDQRKKDVEAVHKNTNNFYQEIFQLRNQPFLRLLAVYYNA, encoded by the coding sequence ATGACAGTACAAGATCAGATTACATCTATAACTCCAGGAGTTAGAATTACTGTTAGAGGAGAAGATTTCTTGGTGACACAGAATAAAAACCACATTGTTGAAGTTGAGGGGATCACAGAATTAGTAAATGGCATGAAATTTTCCTTTGATTTAAAATTGGAGAATTTTGATATCATAACCCCTGAAAATACCATTTTGCTTGGAGATCAATCTCCAAATTATCGTAGAACGAAGCTTTTTATTGAAACGACACTTCGTAATTCATCGCATTATACCGAATCCATCGAAATAGCTGATAAAGCAGCCATAAAAGCAACAAATTATCAATTTGAACCAACCATTAAGGCTTTGGGATTACCAAAACCACGAATATTGATTGCTGATGCTGTAGGTCTTGGTAAAACAATTGAGGTGGGTATCTTTTTGTCTGAGTTGATTCGCCGTGGTAAGGGAAATAAAATTCTGGTGGTGACACCGAAATCAATTTTAGCCCAATTTCAGCAAGATATTTGGGCCCGATTTGCTATTCCTTTGGTGAAATTGGATAGTACGGGTATCGCTCGCATTAAAAATATACTCCCAACAAACAAGAACCCATTTGATTACTATGATAAGGTAATTGTTTCAATTGACACTCTTAAAAACAATGCCAAATTTCGTCACAATCTTGAAAAAGTGCATTGGGATATTATTGCTATTGACGAGTGCCATACAGTAGCAAATTCTGCCAGTCAAAGGGGTAGTTTGGCGAAATTCTTATCTACGAAATGTGATGCTATGGTATTGACGTCTGCAACACCACATAATGGTAAAAAAGAAAACTTCGCCAACCTAATTAAACTATTGGATCCAACTGCCATTCCTAGTGATGGTGATTTTATTAAGGAAGATATAGCTCCTTTATATGTTCGGAGATTTAAAAAAGATGTAGAATCTGAAGTAGGTGATTCCTTTAGAGATAGAGTCACTGAAAAACTTGATTGTAAACTTTTTGACGAAGAAGAGGACGTTTTGGAGCTTATCAATAATTTCAAACGAGAGGCGTTTGAGGAAGCTGATGGTAATATGACTTATGGAATATTGCTATTTTCCATTGGGCTATTTAAAGCTTATATGTCTTCTCCAAAAGCTTGTTTAACGACTATTTCAAAACGGTTAGAAGGTGGCAATGATGAGGAAAATGTCTCAGAATTTTTGTGTGATTTAAAGAAAAGGATCGAACATATTATAGCAAATAAACTAGATGCTAAATACTTGGCTCTGAAAGAACAGCTAAATATTCTGAATTGGAAGGGGCGTAAAAAAGATGAACGCATAATTATTTTTGCTGAAAGGTATGCTACTTTGAATGAACTGGAGGAAAAGTTGAAAAATGACTTTTCGTTGAGTAATTCAGCAGTTGTTCAGTTTAATGGGAGTCTTTTAGATACCAAACAACAGGATCTTATTGAAGATTTCTCAAAGGAAGACAGCGAAATCCGACTGTTTCTTGCTTCTGATGCAGGTAGCCAAGGGGTGAATCTTCATTACCATTGTCATCAAATGTTTAACTATGATGTGCCATGGTCAATAATTACCCTCGATCAACGTAATGGACGTATCGATCGATTTGGCCAGACTGAAACACCTTTTATCTACTATCTAATAGCAAATTCTAAAAACGACAAGGTACAGGGGGATATTAGAATTTTGGAGAGATTAAAAGAAAAGGAAGACGAAGTTTACAAAAACTTGGGAGATGCCGGAAATGTTTGGAAGTTATTTGATGCCAAAGAAGAGGAAAATTTAACGATAAAAGCTATTGCGAGCTCAGACCTTTCCCTTGTTGACGATAGTAAAGAGGAAGAGACGGATTGGCTGGATATTTTTAGTGTAGAAGAGAACAATAAATCTAATGGGAATCAAGTCTCTTTTGATTCTGGATTCACTTCATTTTACCCCAACGAATTTTCCTACTACCGTAATCTAGTTGATGAAATTGTAAATTCGGACGAACATTGGAAGTCACGTTTTTCAGTTGATAATGAAGATTCTATTATCGAAATCAGTCAGGATAAAGAACTATCACTTGATGGTGTGTTGTATGATTTACCAGAAAATGCCTTTCCTACAAAGAAGGATACTTTTAAATTAACGACGAATAAGGAAATTGTAGAACGAGCTATCGAATCAGCGCGTAAAAAGAAAAATGTATGGCCTAAATTTCAATTGCTTTACGATTTGCACCCTATAGCGCGCTGGATGCAGCATAAACTATTGGCTAAGGTCGATAAAGGAAGAGCATTGGTAGCACGAATGCGACATCCACTTCCTGAAAATTCGGCTTGGTTTGTATTTCAGGGTATAAGTTCCAACGGTAAAGGACAAGCTATCCTCTCTAAGAACTTTGTAATAGGGAGATCATTTATTGGTCAAAGCCAGGGGAACTACGAAAGCTTTAGCGATTTTATAAAAGAGTTTCGATTATCCGACACCTTACCAACATTAGAGGTAGAAGATAACCAACTTAAAATACTGCAGGACATGTTACCCGGTGCTGTTGAAATAGCAAAATCACTTTACACCTCACAATTGCAAGGTAGTTTAGAGGATGATTTGGAAGATAAATTGAAAGTGTACAAAACACGAATAGACAATTGGTTGGATGATTCTGAAAACCAACTGGAGTTAAAGTTTGGTAAGGTAGAGAGCGTTAAAAGTTCGAAACGAGATCAACGAAAAAAAGACGTTGAAGCGGTACACAAAAATACGAATAATTTCTATCAGGAAATTTTCCAATTACGAAATCAACCCTTTTTACGACTATTGGCAGTTTATTACAATGCTTAA
- a CDS encoding PD-(D/E)XK nuclease family protein — MNIFRILSSNDGSINEPNVSSFLAYLLNPNEDHGISGLLLQEILNELLLVNEDFLQKIKFDNRITDLSKYSGYSINIVPEMAVNLNGDGKKKRRDIDILIEITDDRSKEVLYAICLENKITDASISKKDSQLEDELSGLRNYYKENDLSPEIYVVYLTPTPSEISTYSLNKLDYNQKCHIYWDKHENSIFNKLIKIFKDEENGFVDPINNQSSYLIKSFLSFIKTNFKSYVEERKEIQEKKSYGKPVIDLLNDFANNLEFDKEYAIASIKNKFSAYVLNVSGLELNNGTRNAHITLATVNDRNRGHYGVKKPDDERKNIFYYTDDSRKKLKRFSLQCSKLLDIYFKNGAEIEVVSTLEIPKEEIS; from the coding sequence ATGAATATTTTCCGAATATTATCCTCCAATGATGGATCCATTAATGAACCGAATGTAAGTTCATTTTTAGCTTATCTTTTAAATCCGAATGAGGATCATGGCATATCAGGACTGCTTTTACAAGAAATTCTGAATGAATTATTACTTGTAAACGAGGATTTCTTACAAAAAATAAAGTTCGACAATAGAATTACTGATCTTTCGAAATATTCGGGATACTCAATAAATATTGTGCCCGAAATGGCGGTAAATTTGAATGGTGATGGCAAAAAGAAACGCCGAGATATAGACATACTTATTGAGATCACTGATGACAGATCGAAAGAAGTGTTGTATGCAATATGTCTGGAAAATAAAATTACTGATGCCTCTATCAGCAAAAAAGATTCTCAGTTAGAAGATGAGCTAAGCGGATTAAGAAACTACTACAAGGAAAATGACCTAAGTCCTGAGATATACGTGGTTTATTTGACACCAACTCCATCGGAAATTTCAACTTACTCTCTCAATAAGCTGGATTATAATCAAAAATGCCATATTTATTGGGATAAACACGAGAATTCAATATTTAACAAGCTGATAAAAATATTTAAAGATGAGGAAAATGGATTTGTCGATCCAATTAACAATCAGTCATCGTATTTGATTAAATCCTTTTTGTCTTTTATAAAAACGAACTTTAAAAGCTATGTTGAGGAACGCAAAGAAATACAGGAGAAGAAAAGTTACGGAAAACCGGTAATTGATCTCTTAAACGATTTCGCAAATAATTTGGAGTTTGATAAGGAGTATGCCATTGCCTCAATAAAAAATAAATTCTCGGCTTATGTGTTAAATGTTTCCGGTTTAGAATTAAACAATGGAACACGAAACGCACACATTACACTAGCAACAGTTAATGATAGAAATAGAGGGCATTATGGCGTTAAGAAGCCAGATGATGAACGAAAGAACATCTTTTATTATACTGATGATTCCCGAAAAAAATTGAAGCGATTTAGCCTACAATGTTCGAAGCTTCTAGACATTTATTTTAAAAATGGAGCTGAAATAGAGGTCGTTTCCACTTTGGAAATACCAAAAGAAGAGATTAGTTAG
- a CDS encoding PD-(D/E)XK nuclease family protein: MDYNELDSFLNSVDIPEIKTKPKTFLGIARQPHYENVLSNLYAFYFDVNEEHGLKDLFIASLSQLIEESEIGKGKEIVFDDGFDIETESATNDGGRIDLLLSNDSHAIIIENKVYHGLINDLDDYWESIESSLEENKIGIVLSLYKIKQINHPHFINITHLDFFKCVMVNSGKYLLNANDKYLVYLKDLYQNIINLSTNTMEKKDLEFYFDNNQKINELLELNDSIRIHIAEEVEKGIGLLDYEFYIARRSECDTRRFISTKCDKLSIMISTEHLYTNVNAIGILVEVKGDAINACENLKKEYFTKEEFESSMDIDYKGRDDEGVFQLAGQWEYPITTEQISNLSQFIVDTIEKDHLLPIFNKLEDFFVKEEAKEELVEIA, from the coding sequence ATGGATTATAACGAACTAGATAGTTTTCTAAACTCTGTGGATATACCAGAGATAAAAACGAAACCAAAAACCTTTCTTGGGATTGCCCGCCAACCTCATTACGAAAATGTATTATCAAATTTATATGCATTTTATTTTGATGTGAACGAAGAACATGGATTGAAGGATCTATTCATTGCTTCACTATCTCAGCTAATAGAAGAAAGTGAAATAGGGAAGGGAAAAGAAATAGTTTTTGATGACGGTTTTGATATTGAAACAGAATCTGCTACTAATGATGGAGGAAGAATAGATTTACTGCTTTCAAATGATTCCCATGCCATAATTATAGAAAATAAGGTTTATCATGGTTTGATTAACGATCTGGATGACTACTGGGAGAGTATAGAGAGCTCTTTAGAGGAAAATAAGATCGGGATTGTGCTTTCTCTGTATAAGATTAAGCAGATTAACCATCCGCATTTTATTAATATAACGCACCTTGATTTTTTCAAGTGTGTGATGGTAAATTCTGGTAAGTATTTGCTAAATGCCAACGATAAGTACCTTGTTTATTTAAAAGACTTATATCAAAATATCATTAATTTGAGCACCAATACTATGGAAAAGAAAGATTTAGAATTTTATTTTGATAATAATCAAAAGATAAATGAACTGTTAGAACTTAATGATAGCATTAGAATACATATTGCTGAAGAAGTTGAAAAAGGAATTGGTTTGCTCGATTATGAATTTTATATAGCTAGGAGAAGTGAGTGTGATACTAGACGTTTTATTTCTACAAAATGCGATAAGCTTTCAATAATGATATCCACAGAACATTTATACACGAATGTGAACGCTATTGGTATACTCGTGGAGGTTAAAGGCGATGCAATTAACGCTTGTGAAAATCTTAAGAAAGAATATTTTACAAAAGAAGAATTCGAATCCTCCATGGATATAGACTACAAAGGACGTGATGATGAAGGTGTTTTTCAGTTAGCTGGACAATGGGAATATCCAATCACTACAGAACAAATAAGTAACCTTAGCCAATTTATCGTGGATACAATAGAAAAAGATCATCTCCTTCCTATCTTCAATAAGCTAGAAGATTTTTTTGTAAAAGAAGAGGCTAAAGAAGAGTTGGTTGAAATCGCTTGA
- a CDS encoding PDDEXK-like family protein has product METLFKQVEVITSKYEKVDLVSGTKFNLFKILDITSDEVRLHTRLISDLLDPRGSHGQGSLFLSHFIKILKIEAFDHESATVYPEMSIGETTETTGGRIDIFIKDALNNSITIENKIYARDQENQLVRYYNHSPQNLFYLNLLGTDPTDKSKGKLKKDKDFKIISYRNQIICWLEICRKEAVELPLLREGISHYVNLLKTLVGQSRNKTMENEVRDLIVSSKENLKTTVKLNQTLTAAKIKLQWLFWKELMNKFESLEQYSICDNSKKVDWQKVRGYYEKSKNRDIYYGLWLKIFEKDDITIYYGIEIEKDIYYGFTIERNGDEGISELEEFAAYRDVIKEINSDYESTPYWLGFKYPEVRLNFKDFNSEAIFNLCDKQVLSENVDSIVNESINDIQSFLKRLEQI; this is encoded by the coding sequence ATGGAAACACTTTTTAAACAGGTAGAAGTAATTACGAGTAAGTATGAAAAGGTTGATTTAGTTTCAGGAACTAAGTTTAATTTATTTAAAATACTTGATATCACTTCAGATGAGGTCAGATTGCATACGAGATTAATATCTGATTTGCTTGACCCAAGAGGTTCGCATGGGCAAGGTAGCCTCTTCCTATCACATTTTATTAAAATATTAAAAATAGAAGCTTTCGATCATGAGTCAGCTACAGTTTATCCTGAGATGAGTATTGGTGAAACGACGGAAACAACTGGGGGACGAATAGACATTTTTATCAAAGATGCTTTGAATAATAGTATTACGATAGAGAATAAAATATATGCCAGAGATCAGGAAAATCAATTAGTAAGGTATTACAATCATAGTCCTCAAAATCTCTTTTATTTAAATCTATTGGGAACTGACCCAACCGATAAAAGCAAAGGGAAATTAAAAAAAGATAAAGATTTTAAAATTATCTCTTACCGGAATCAGATTATATGCTGGTTGGAAATATGCCGTAAAGAAGCGGTAGAACTCCCTTTGTTAAGAGAGGGAATTTCACACTATGTTAATTTGTTGAAAACACTGGTTGGACAATCAAGAAATAAGACTATGGAAAATGAAGTGAGAGATTTGATCGTATCAAGTAAAGAAAATCTAAAAACCACTGTGAAATTAAATCAAACATTGACTGCTGCTAAAATAAAATTACAGTGGCTATTTTGGAAAGAGCTTATGAATAAATTTGAAAGTTTAGAGCAATATTCAATTTGTGATAATTCAAAAAAGGTTGATTGGCAAAAAGTTCGTGGCTATTATGAGAAAAGTAAGAACAGGGATATTTATTATGGGCTTTGGTTAAAGATTTTCGAGAAGGATGATATTACAATTTATTACGGAATAGAAATTGAAAAAGACATCTATTATGGTTTTACGATTGAACGAAATGGTGATGAAGGAATTTCTGAATTGGAAGAATTTGCTGCATATCGAGATGTGATTAAAGAAATAAATAGCGATTATGAATCTACGCCATATTGGTTAGGATTTAAATACCCAGAGGTTAGACTTAATTTTAAAGACTTTAACTCAGAGGCAATATTTAATCTTTGTGATAAGCAAGTACTAAGCGAAAATGTGGATAGTATTGTGAATGAATCAATAAACGATATTCAGTCGTTTCTAAAGAGATTAGAACAGATCTAA
- a CDS encoding GTPase, with protein MKGYNIAIIGKSGVGKSSLVNYLFGKDIAQTGSGKPVTGRGFHLHRGSVDNNTINLYDSLGLEAEKTIPWLSDFQIFLKDKKDTVDVSKWLHSAVFCLSGENARIESFEKEIIKVLLKEKLNPVIAITKGDAKSAANFAIEVENETGIKPILICSAEKTIKWGKANGASKTKFGKDDLLEKIKESSISSFYERMKVILDFKKREFQKNITINVFNVFKDKLLKESNSFNTINKSALKEVESDIEKAYLRVQKKAERRLGDIFSDALSFYEVQVLVPLYKSSGSFQKDNLNVSKEDLWKLDAHENVLSTFLQGLILPIRGIIFVFDYFFNEALPTIGIGTVINEMKEKILAEHTNDKEIHDYYKEKLVV; from the coding sequence ATGAAGGGATATAATATAGCCATCATAGGAAAGTCAGGAGTAGGTAAGAGTTCTTTGGTTAATTACCTTTTTGGTAAAGATATTGCCCAAACCGGTAGCGGAAAACCCGTTACCGGTCGCGGGTTCCATCTTCACAGAGGAAGTGTAGATAACAATACCATTAATTTGTATGACTCCTTAGGTTTGGAGGCAGAAAAAACGATTCCATGGTTATCTGATTTTCAAATATTTCTAAAGGATAAAAAAGATACAGTTGATGTATCCAAGTGGTTGCATAGTGCCGTATTCTGCTTGTCTGGTGAAAATGCACGTATTGAAAGTTTTGAAAAGGAAATTATTAAGGTCCTTTTAAAGGAAAAATTAAATCCTGTTATTGCCATAACCAAAGGTGATGCCAAAAGTGCTGCCAACTTTGCTATTGAGGTTGAAAACGAAACAGGGATAAAACCTATTTTAATTTGTAGCGCTGAAAAAACAATAAAGTGGGGGAAGGCTAATGGCGCAAGCAAAACTAAATTTGGTAAAGATGATCTGTTGGAAAAGATCAAAGAGTCCTCCATTTCGTCTTTTTACGAGCGAATGAAGGTCATTCTAGATTTTAAAAAGAGGGAGTTTCAAAAAAACATTACCATTAACGTGTTCAACGTTTTTAAAGATAAATTATTGAAGGAATCAAATTCTTTTAATACGATTAATAAATCAGCCTTAAAAGAAGTAGAATCGGATATCGAAAAAGCATATCTACGTGTACAAAAAAAAGCAGAGAGGCGCTTAGGTGATATCTTTTCTGACGCTCTTAGTTTTTATGAAGTGCAAGTACTTGTGCCACTTTATAAAAGTTCAGGTAGTTTTCAAAAGGACAATTTAAATGTTTCCAAGGAAGATTTATGGAAACTTGATGCCCATGAAAATGTACTTTCAACATTTTTACAAGGCCTTATATTGCCTATTCGAGGTATTATTTTTGTTTTTGACTATTTCTTTAATGAGGCATTGCCAACAATTGGAATTGGAACAGTCATTAACGAAATGAAAGAGAAGATTCTTGCTGAGCACACCAACGATAAAGAAATACATGATTATTATAAGGAAAAACTAGTAGTCTAA
- a CDS encoding YcjF family protein, which translates to MFAEKDTDRLKDQFEKEFKDFKRNIKKPNILILGGTGVGKSTLINMVFGDDTVKTGEGKPITKGINRIAPENKDIVLYDTEGFELGDENNTKFKNEIIGFVKERQNEPLENQIHIVWQVIAASSNRVTDYDKELNKVIKDLGIPIAVIFSKCDEVSMDDTEKSVKELFEFSSFDQIFQSAESPFFATTVQEMQESEDNLNVSKIVNWSIGQLPDMLVDGFVAAQVSNLSAKRNKADSIILQHSGANALVGFSPIPFSDAPILITSQTGMLVRILYVYGMGDAKSIAKGIMTTSGTSIVISNLGKSIVGNLLKCIPGVGTAVGGAINAGVASAITYAMGKASSELTYQFLKSNLSKHTDVIGDFAKLFNDNFEQLFKTYYKKNQ; encoded by the coding sequence ATGTTCGCAGAAAAAGATACAGATCGATTGAAAGATCAATTCGAAAAAGAATTTAAAGATTTTAAGAGAAATATTAAAAAGCCTAACATATTAATATTGGGTGGCACTGGAGTTGGTAAAAGTACGCTAATAAATATGGTTTTTGGTGATGATACGGTTAAAACCGGGGAAGGAAAACCAATAACAAAGGGAATTAATAGAATTGCTCCTGAAAATAAGGATATTGTCCTTTATGATACGGAAGGATTTGAGTTAGGTGATGAAAATAATACTAAGTTCAAAAATGAAATTATTGGGTTTGTTAAAGAGAGACAAAACGAGCCACTTGAAAATCAGATTCATATTGTTTGGCAGGTAATTGCTGCAAGTTCTAATAGAGTAACTGATTACGATAAGGAATTGAATAAGGTAATAAAAGATTTGGGGATTCCAATTGCAGTAATCTTTAGTAAATGTGATGAGGTATCTATGGATGATACTGAAAAAAGCGTGAAAGAATTGTTTGAGTTTTCTTCCTTTGACCAAATTTTCCAAAGTGCAGAGTCTCCATTTTTCGCAACTACCGTTCAGGAAATGCAAGAGTCCGAAGACAACTTAAACGTTTCTAAAATTGTAAATTGGTCTATAGGCCAATTGCCAGATATGTTAGTTGACGGATTTGTTGCAGCCCAGGTAAGTAACTTGTCGGCAAAACGTAATAAAGCAGATAGTATCATTCTTCAACATTCAGGAGCGAATGCATTGGTTGGATTTAGCCCGATACCTTTTTCAGATGCACCGATTTTAATTACTAGCCAAACAGGTATGTTGGTGCGAATTTTATATGTGTATGGAATGGGTGACGCTAAATCGATAGCTAAAGGAATAATGACTACATCAGGAACTTCCATTGTAATTTCTAATTTGGGAAAAAGTATCGTAGGTAATCTATTAAAGTGTATTCCAGGTGTTGGAACTGCTGTAGGTGGAGCAATAAATGCAGGTGTTGCAAGTGCAATAACCTATGCAATGGGGAAAGCAAGTTCCGAATTGACATATCAATTTTTAAAATCCAATTTGAGTAAACATACTGATGTAATTGGTGATTTTGCTAAACTGTTTAATGATAATTTTGAGCAATTGTTTAAAACATATTACAAGAAAAACCAATAA